The sequence TCGGTCGTCGCCACCGGCATTGACGCCCAGCTCGACCTGCTGCCGCGCCAGACCGAGGCGGCCGCCACGACCAACGCCCAGGCGCGGGTCATGCCCTTCCCGATCCGGCCGCCGCAGCCGAACCTGCGCCAGGGCCCAGCCCCGGTGATCGCGCGCAACCCGGGCAGCGCCCAGGCGACGGCGCACGCCGTCCAGCACGAGCCGGTGGCCACCGCCCAGCAGACGGAGCACCAGCCGGGCACCGCCCAGGCCCAGCCCGAGCAGCCGGCGCCGCTGCCGCGCATGCCGAGCTTCGGCCAGCGCACCACGGGTGGTATGACGGGCGGCGCCACCTGGGGCGGCACCGCCCCGGCGCCGCAGCACCAGGCCGAGGACGACGCGACGGCGAGCGACCGGCCGTTCATCGCCCCGCGCCCGATCCAGCCGACCGAGCCGCGCCAGCCGGTGCAGTCGAACCGGGTGGCACCGCGCGCCGCCGAGCCCGAGGAACCGCGCCGCAGCCGGCTCGGCTTCCCCGGCCTGATCGAGCGGATGACCGGCCACGCCCGCGCCCGCCAGGAGCCGGCGCCCGAGCGCCAGCCCGAGCGCCAGCTCCAGCAGCGCGAGCCGCAGCACCACGAACCGGCCTACCAGCAGCCCGCGGCCCACTACCAGCCGCAGCCGGAGCGCCGGCCCGAGCGTGAAACGGCCCAGCGCGAGGTGGCCCAGCGGGAAACGGCCCAGCCCGACGCCCAGAAGCAGCTCGGCGGGCTCGACCCGGCCGACCGCCTCGCCGTGTCGCGCCAGGAAGAGGACCTGCTCGACATCCCCGCCTTCCTGCGCCGCCAGGCCAACTAGGAGGCGACCGGGTTGCGCGGACGGCCTCCCCGTCAACCCGGCACGCCCGCTTACATCCGACTGGGTGTAACAGGCGGTAACAGTAAGTGATTTGAGTGCTCCGGCGCCGGGCGATAAACCCGATGTCGGAGCACTTCGCTTTTCGGGCCCGGCCCGATCGGCACCCTCACACGGCCCCCCTACTCGGCCACGCAATCGGAACGGAGAACCGCATGCCCGCATCGGGACAGATCGGCCTGCACACCGGACCGACCGCCGCCACGGCGCCGCGCACGGCGCTGAAGGCGCGCCAGGGCACGCTGGCCCGCGCCATCGGCTGCGAGGGCGCCGGCCTGCACAGCGGTCGGCCGGTCGAGATGCGCATCCTGCCCGCCGACGACGACAGCGGCATCCGCTTCCGCCGCACCGACGTGGCCCGCGGCGCCGGCGAGATCCTCGCGCGCTGGGACTCCGTCGTCGACACCAAGCTCTGCACCGTCCTGGGCAACCGGCACGGCACCCGCATCGCCACCGTCGAGCACCTGATGGCGGCCCTGGTCGGCGCCGGCGTCGACAACGCCGTGATCGAGATCGACGGCCCCGAGATCCCCGCCATGGACGGCAGCGCCGCCCCGTTCCTCGACCTCTTCGCCGCCGCCGGCACCGTCGAGCAGGACACCGTGCGCCGCGCCATCCGCATCCTGAAGCCGGTCTGCGTCACCGAGCCGGGCAAGCGCGTCGCCCTGTCGCCCGCACCCGACTATCGCCTGGACGTCACGATCGACTTCCCCAACCGCGCCATCGCCCGCCAGACGGTCGCGTGCAGCCTGCGCCGCGACGCCTTCCGCCGCGACATCGCACCCGCCCGCACCTTCGGATTCTTCGAGGAGGTCGCCGAACTCCAGGCGGCCGGCTATGCGCGCGGCGGCTCGCTGGAGAACGCGGTCGTCATCTGCGGCCAGACCATCATGAACCCCGAGGGCCTGCGCTTCCCCGACGAGTTCGTGCGCCACAAGATGCTCGACGCCATCGGCGACCTGTTCCTGGCCGGCGCGCCGATCCTCGGCCGCTTCGAAGGCGTCTGCCTGGGCCACACCCTGAACAACCGCCTGCTCAAGGCCCTGTTCGCCGACCCCACCGCCTGGACCTGGGAGCCCGCCCCCGCCACCACGCCGACCCCCGGCCTCCACTGACGGCACCGCCGTCTGGGTGGACTAAGGGACGGGGCGCTGCGGGGCTCGCCGTGCCCCAGGCTCTCCGTAACCGAGGGCGCCGCGGGCCGTGAAGGCCCGGCCGGCGCCCCTGCGGCGTCAGCCCATCTTCGACTTCTTCGCCTTCGCCTTCTTCGCCGCCGCGGGCGCCGGTGCCGCGACCGCCGTCTTGTTCGCGTCGACCCGGCGCAGGATCCGCGTCTCCAGGCTGTTCGGGCTCAGGATCGTCCCCGTCGGCTCGACCTCGAACAGGCCGCGGAACTCCTTGAACACCCGCGGCACCACCTCGAAGTCCTTCGCCTCGGCCAGCGCCACGACGAACGGCCCCGCCTCGCCCGACCGCGCCTGCGCCTCGTCCGCGTTCTCGAACCACACCTCGAGGAAGTTCGAGCCGTTCGAATCCCG is a genomic window of Constrictibacter sp. MBR-5 containing:
- the lpxC gene encoding UDP-3-O-acyl-N-acetylglucosamine deacetylase; this translates as MPASGQIGLHTGPTAATAPRTALKARQGTLARAIGCEGAGLHSGRPVEMRILPADDDSGIRFRRTDVARGAGEILARWDSVVDTKLCTVLGNRHGTRIATVEHLMAALVGAGVDNAVIEIDGPEIPAMDGSAAPFLDLFAAAGTVEQDTVRRAIRILKPVCVTEPGKRVALSPAPDYRLDVTIDFPNRAIARQTVACSLRRDAFRRDIAPARTFGFFEEVAELQAAGYARGGSLENAVVICGQTIMNPEGLRFPDEFVRHKMLDAIGDLFLAGAPILGRFEGVCLGHTLNNRLLKALFADPTAWTWEPAPATTPTPGLH